DNA from Roseimicrobium sp. ORNL1:
TGTGTTGCCGGGCGAGTTTGGAGGCGGCGGCGGTGTCCTTCGGCAGGAGCTTGAGAAACGCCTCCACGATGTCGCGATCGTATTTGAGGCTGGGCGGAAGCTGCCAGAGAAAGGGCCCCAACTTCTCTTCCAGGCTCAGCACACCAGAGGCAAAGAAGTTCGCCAGCGGTGTCTTCACCTCCTTGAGTCTGCGGATGTGCGTGACGTATCGTGCCCCTTTCACCGCGAAGCAGAACCCTTTCGGAGTTGCCTTGTACCAAGTGCGGTAGCTGGACGGACGTTGCAGGGAGTAGAAGGAGCCATTGATCTCAATGGAATTTACCTGTGTGGACGCGAATTCCAGTTCACGATGCTGCGCCCATCCCTTCGGGTAGAACACACCCCGCCATGGAGCGTACCTCCAGCCGGAGATGCCGATGCGCATGTCGCTCATCACAAGGTATCGCCCTGCCTTTACGGGCTGGCTGGATGACCGCATTTCCAGGACATCGTGCGCAGTGCGAAGTTTTTTTCGGATTCTGTCACAGGCCGAATCGCTGGATCGTCAGCACTGGTGATGAACACTCCAAAAGACAATTCGAAGGGAAACGGCGGACAGGCTCTGAAGATCGTGGTGATCGGCGGGACAGGATTGATTGGGAAGGAAGTGGTGCGGATCCTTCAAGGCAAAGGACACGAGGTGATTGTTGCCTCACCCTCCACGGGCGTGAATATCCTCACCGGTGAAGGCCTCGCCCAGGCGCTCACGGGAGCCCAGGTGGTGGTGGACGTGACGAACTCTCCGTCGTTCGAGGAGAAAGCGGTACTGGAGTTCTTCCAGACTGCAGGACGCAACATCCACGCTGCGGAAGCGGCGGCAGGGGTGAAGCATCACGTGGCTCTGTCCGTGGTCGGTACGGATCGACTTCAGGACAGTGGCTATTTCCGTGCGAAGCTCGCGCAGGAGAAGCTGATCAAGGACTCCGGCATTCCGTTTACCATTGTGCGTGCCACGCAATTCTTTGAGTTCGTGGCCTCCATTGCGCAGTCGTTTATCAATGGAGACACCATTCGCGCGACGCCTGAACCTTTCCAGCCCATGGCAGCTGCAGAAGTGAGCGCCGCCGTGGCAGATGCCGCTCTCGCCGAGCCGACCAATGGCATCTCCGACGTGGCAGGTCCCGAACGCGTAAGCATGGCTTCCATCGTGCGCACGTACCTCGCCGCACAGGGAGACAAGCGTGAAGTCGTCGAC
Protein-coding regions in this window:
- a CDS encoding SDR family oxidoreductase; its protein translation is MKIVVIGGTGLIGKEVVRILQGKGHEVIVASPSTGVNILTGEGLAQALTGAQVVVDVTNSPSFEEKAVLEFFQTAGRNIHAAEAAAGVKHHVALSVVGTDRLQDSGYFRAKLAQEKLIKDSGIPFTIVRATQFFEFVASIAQSFINGDTIRATPEPFQPMAAAEVSAAVADAALAEPTNGISDVAGPERVSMASIVRTYLAAQGDKREVVDDVNAAYFGVKIDDKSLVPLGEAKLGRVRYEDWLAKSQPVGAK